CATAAAGACTTGTCAATTTACacatttattttacatatgtATGTCCATGTTGCAGACTTTCAGTCCCTTGGTCCCTAGATGGGTTGCGAAAACCAAAATTGTGAAGAGAATAAGCAAGATGATGGTGAATCATCTTGGTCTGACATTGACAAAAGAGGATTTGCAGGATGTTGTTGACCAAATGGAACCATATGGTCAAATAAACAATGGAATAGAACTGCTAAGTCCACCTCTTGATGTAAGCTACTGTATTGACTACAATTATTGCTAAGTAGAGTAGTCTATACTGATTAATATATGCAAACATATACTGAGAACATTCTAATGTAAAGCGCATCTATGTTATGTTCCACTGTGTAACACAGCTGGAAGCATTTAAATAAGCTCATAGCTCACTcgactaaatttaaatttgatattctgCAGTGGACCAGGGAGACAAAATTTCCCCATGCAGTCTGGGCTGCTGGCCGGGGTCTCATGGCTCTTCTgttaccaaattttgatgttgttgatAACCTTTGGCTTGAACCTTCTTCTTGGGAGGtatgttttctcttttcacAACAGGCATACTTTGTAATGTTTTGCATTTATTGTGAATAGAAGGTCATCATCCTCTTTGTTCTGAAGATACGTTCTGTAACTGCAGAtgactttttcctttttcttttctccctTCCAGTATATTGGTTGCATATTTCATTTCCAGTTCTTCATATCTAGATCTcttatttccatttcaatCAAGTTCACTTTTAGTGATgaaaatttttacttttaaaatagtCTAATGTTCTTCACTATGATTTAACAGATTTCAAAAGCAAAATAATTGCAGTAATAAAGTGGCAACTTTGGCTCTTTTAATTGCAGGGAATTGGATGCACCAAGATTACCAAGGGTAGGAATGACGATTCCGTAAATGGGAATGTTGAGACAAGGGCATATCTTGAGAAGAAGCTTGTATTCTGCTTTGGCTCTTATATTGCCTCGCAGCTACTACTTCCGTTTGGAGAGGAAAATATTCTTTCTGCCTCAGAGCTGAAGGATGCTCAGGAGGTTGTAGCTGTCTTTAATTTCTCATTCTTCATGTTCATCACGACTATATCTTCATCTGACTCTACATGGTCTTGGATGCAGATTGCTACTAGGATGGTCATTCAGTATGGGTGGGGTCCGGATGACAGTCCAACAATTTACCACCATGGAACTGCGGTATTAATCTTCTAATGTTTGTGATGTTTTTATCCATTGCAAGGGGCACCACATTGACCCACAAATAGGAATGACAGGTGGTCGTTGTCACCTCATGTAGCAGTTACCATTTACCTTGTTAAAGTTACCCCATTCAATACCTTCACAActcaatatttttacaaatagAGATCTTTTAGGTTCACTCTTCAAGTGCTCTGCTTCTGAACAATTTTGCTTTGATAGTGCCTTTTACCTTCTCCCCAGTTTACACTAGAACTTGATTTAGACATCTGTGAAAATCTTCTCTTCTTAGTTGTTTTAACTCAAGGATGATATCTACTGGAAAACTCTGTATATCCTACTGATCCACCACCAGTTATGTTTTTTTCAGTTCTCTATTTTGGATACTGGTTGGACTATATGTACTCAAATCTCTTTATATCtgcttaatttttaatattgtttgaaTGAAAGTAATTCAGTTAATATCAAGAAAACTAATATATCACAGATGATAGCCATCTTTTAGAAATCATTACAAGAGCAGTGTAGTTGGTCAGTCTTCAATGGAAATCCATGCTTTGCGATATGGTTTTTTCAGCAAATGGGGTTGGGATGTGGGCTCTAGGAAGAAACTAGCACCACAAAGAAACAAACCAAATATCTGAGCACAAGATTGTTCACTTTTGAGTGCTTCAAGTTGTTGTGTATCTCCCTCTGCATCTGTATCATAATGTCACGCAgaagtttatttattaagtCTGAGAAGCTTTCTTCTTAAATACTTATGCTGCAAGCATatttatctcatgattatttcACAGGCGACAGCTCTGAGTATGGGAGACAACTTTGAATATGAGATGGCTGCTAAAGTTGAAAAGGTATGTTACTTGTGCGTGATTGTCTAAGATTGTAGTGCTCTTTAAATATCCATATATGAGCTAAGCCTGTTTCCCCTTCAGttgcttttttcttttttaagtgCATTATACTTAAGAATACTCTTCCACCCTCCTTACCTTTTCAATGACTACAGCCAAGCCCCTTCCCCACCACTGCCACCTGCTGacctattttactctctccattctcCAAGGGGATATAAAACGAAAATCCTACTTTTTGACAGAATTCATGGTTTTGGTGTTCAAATGACTGCATCCAAAAGAGACTATACTTTTCGGTCCACTGAATTTTCCTTGTGAATAAAGCTGCTGATGTGTACTTTCTTCTTGCACTTGTTGTTCAAACTGgtattaatattgaaaattcaaattaatgatCTGTGGTGCCAAGCAGGATGTTGCAACTGCAACTCATAATTCTATTTAAGTCAGTTATCTTAATGCATACTCCCTCTATTTCTTgttaatagaggcatttctttttggcacaaagattaaaaaatagatgatTAATGTGTTTAGTTGAGAGAGGATTAAGTAGAAGAAAGAATAAGGTAGAGAAATGAAGAGGgcataaagtagaagaaaatgtttgcaaaaaatagaaataactctattatgttgaaacatCCCAAAACAGGAATACGACTCCATTAACGTGGAACacagggagtacattttttctCCTACAATTTCCGTTTCTACCTAGAAATGTCATTTCTTAATCGACATAACTGAATGTCTGCAGATTTACAACTTGGCATATGACAAGGCAAGAGTTCTGCTTCAGAAAAATTGTTTGGTCCTGGAGAAAATTGTTGAGGAACTCATTGAGTACGAAATTTTGACAGGAAAGGTATGTATTCAATTTCCAAGGTGAAGGCCTTATTCTTCAAGCAGCATTGTGAAAACTAGTTGAGAATATAACTGGGCTTATTTTAGGGTAactttgtttctattttttattttttaaaaattttactttactttcagGGCTTCTCTTAATTGTTGTGATGATGTCGAAGAGATATGTCAAACTTATTAGATCCAAAGTATTTTTATGCTTGGATTAGTTTTATTGTTAAAACTTGAACTATGTTTAGTCTTAAaagtgagtttttttttataaaccaAACAAACTATCGAAGTTACAATATACTTAGATTATAGAAGTATTTGATGCTTTTCATATCGAAGTAAGTGAGTTTTTGTTGCTTAATTTttgttcattaaattaaaaattatggtAAAGATGcccatatttatattactgCTGAAATACACCATCATTTCATACTTGTTTTGAAATCTTAAATTTGCTGAATAAGATGATTCTTTTGTCCTTGGGAATGCATGAGCaacttatttgttttttgatacaataatttttctactttttttttctggcAGGATTTAGACAGAATAATTGCAGAAAATGGCGGGATTAAAGAAAAAGAGCCATTTTTCCTTTCGAGCAGCAGTTATGATGAGGTATGGTTATGAAGCATATAAAAACTATTGGAATCAATTTCTATATcttgcaaaaaaaatgatagtactagAATTTGTAGAAGCAAGGGTGCCAACTAGCACCCGAATAGCTAAAAATTCCAATGCTTATCCACAGCgcgtttcatttttttcttattcagCAGTAACTTGAACTGAATTTACATTCTTCTTGAACACTAGTTCAGTCTGTAAaccacattaaaaaaaactgttTTCTTGATTGCAGGAAACATCACGAAGCTCGCTTGATGGAAACACACCAGCAATTGCCCTTTTAAGTGCGGCAAATTAGAACTGGTTGGATAGTTTAGGACATAGCTTGGACGGCTAAGCTGCTAAAGGGGGGATGAAGAAGTTAAAGAGGCCTGTAAAAGGAGAGAGTGTATTTCAGTTGAGATTTGAGAAGTgttgtttcaaattttcctTCTCAGCAGTCAGAAAGAGGTACCAATTGTGCACATATGTGAAAGGCAAATAGATACTACAGTAATACTTTTTGTTTCAATATCTTAGATTAATTCTTAAGATATATATTTCCAGAAATATTCATTTTGTACCATAGATGCCTTGCATCTTCTTCCACGGAAGCTGTTCATGAAATTTGAAACGCTcgagagaatatttttttcgttttagttacaattgcattaaatatcaattaaaataatggatCAGTGAGcaattcaatttgaattgCTGCAAGTTTTATACCCTCAGACTTATTCGTTTCAAATTTCTTAATCTGGATATGACTTGCTTTCGAGAACTACCATATAATTATTTACCCTCATCATATGAATACCCCTATAATCTCTTCCTTTTTGGTTCTTAATACAATAGATGAACCagtattgtaaataaattcttTTGATCATTGTTAAGTTACCACCTAAAGATTACCAATTCCATATTTCAAACTAACGTCACTATCGATTTCGATGTACTGATGAGTAGTAGTTCTTCCGGTATTCCCTAAAAAGACTCTTTATAGGAGTAGATGACATTAGTTTTAATGCtcaattaatatatagtatgaaagagaaaaaaatgatgaagtaatattaattaaaactaatgaGCTGTGAAgaactaataataaaaatatatacgaATCAAATAATACCCTATTTTTAAGAACAGTGGGAGTATCTGCTTAACATCTCCAAGAGTTGCTCCGGTCCCCTTGAAAGTAATAAGGCGAACAGAGATGGATGAATATGAACAAGAAAAACAATCTACTTCCCATAAAAAGTACTACTGATGTTTTAAGATAGATACTCAAAAGCAATATGACAAGGAGCAAATCCTTCATAAGACCAGAACAATAGACTAAAAATACATGCAGCTCAAAACGGTATGTAATAGGGGGGATGTGATTGATCAGTAAGTAAGAAAATGGCAAGCAATAGAGACGAATGCCCCATCATATAACATATGCGCGGACATCTTCAAACCCTTATGTATCAACAGCTTTTATCGAGTTACGATCAATCTAAGTTGTCATCAGCATTACCATTGGTCTTCGTGCGGTATTGACGACCTGGTTTCTGAGAACTACGTGGACCTTCATCAACAGCTACGTGGGCTGGTTCATCTTCTTCCATTGCAGAGATCTCACTTTCTTGGGTGTTCTCTGCTGTAATATCAAAAGACCAGCGTTTGTTCTCAAGATTTTCTCGTGTTTTGAGCTCGCTGTCACTCTTTGctgttgagtcattttcagCTTTCTTTTTTGGAGTGAACACAATGGATTTTGGTAACTCCACAGGCATCTCCTCCATCAACGTATCGCTGTTTCTTTTCCTCAGGTCATGGAAGAAGTCAGCATGTGCTTTTCGATTTGATTCTTCATCCATATTGTCTGATGAATCAAATGTATAGCACGTGTATTTTTTAGGGTTTATAAGATAATCAGGAACCCCTGCCGAATATTTAGAAGGATCAGAAGCCTGTTCAGACACTGAATTATCACTCATCGCACGAGATTCTGGTGCCAAATCACTGGCTGCCTGCTGATCCTCATGAGTACTACTTTCAGGTCCAGCCATGAATCTAACACGTTTCTGTGATTTGGTGTCCATCGAAATATCTCTTTTTCTCAGGATCGGCTTAGGATTACCTATACCTAACTctcctttttttatatcttcaGCATCCAAATTTGTGGCCATGGAGCTATCAGAAAGTTGTAAACCATCAAGTTCTCCAGTAGCCTCTGCATCTTCTCTCAGTCTAACTTTTGCAGCCGAGTGATTGGCCCGAGGATCTTTTGCAGTAACCTGGAAAGAACTGGGAAGCTCACCATATCTACAAACTTCTTCAAGTTCATAGTCAGCACATTTCACGTTTTTTAGATATATCCGGTCATCAGTGTCTTCCGAGCCAGCAGCGACTTTGTCAAATTCATCTTCCTCGTCCtgcataaaacaaaaacaaaaaagatgaaattaaaagggaaacaaaaaaaacccaTATATGGAAGCAAAAAAGACCAAGAGCAAGAATTATAAATTGCACTATAACAGCAAATTACCAAGTTGTGAAACAGAATGCATATAGTGGACTTAATGACCTGGTGATGAATGTGTAGCATCAAATACACAATGCAACCTTTACCAGCAGACTCAAAATATAACTAAGAATTATTCTGATAGCGGGAAAATTATGCGTGGGGAAGACAATATCATGTGCAACAAGTGAACCtcttgaaattcaaaatattccaCAAATGTATGTCCGTACAGCATTTTCAACCACACATCTAAGGGGCATACAGACAAGCATAAATGCTTTATATTATTTCCATACAGACAAGATGTGAGAAGAGATGCACAATAACACTGATGTAATGGAGATGCATAAAAAGCCTAAAACCTCTTGGGATGCATCGCCAAGATGAGAAGCATACTCTCTGTACCAACTATGTTtactcaaactcaaacccgTAATGTTAAGAACACATGCAGTTAGAAGAGATACTCCTAGATCTCTTCCCCAAGGGACTGTGCAAAAGCTCCAGACAACAGAAATTCACTGCACTTTCAGTTTGATACCAGCCTCTGATGCAAGCTCCAATTAAGCAGTACTGTAACACTATTACCTAGCTTGTATATATACATGACACTTCACCATATGAATGCCCAAAAACACTAAGAACAACACAATTACATGTAATGACATAATATCACACGaaagataaagtaaaacaCTAAGAACATATTCCTGGTTCTAAGGTTTTAGGTTTGGTAATCTGCGGTGTGATGACACTGAGGAGATATGGTTTTGCCCATGTATAAAGTTggcacaaaatttaaattcgaacttaaagaaaaacaagaaaacacCATGATCCTTCTTATCACATCTGTCGCATTAAGCAGcaattaatttctaaaattgaaaaaaaaatgtacatgGAG
The genomic region above belongs to Salvia hispanica cultivar TCC Black 2014 chromosome 3, UniMelb_Shisp_WGS_1.0, whole genome shotgun sequence and contains:
- the LOC125213514 gene encoding histone acetyltransferase KAT6B isoform X2; amino-acid sequence: MEDSFRVRVDKVFGALGNDTAPSAGVSPALWSLTDEEIERREWNRNKDTTPQGKDRAQSEPSFDLESDLNELSEEEDEEEEEEEEEEEEQEEGEEIDGAKRRRNNNNGGGGESGVEEYLEVQSNIGRDCTLDYEDEEDEFDKVAAGSEDTDDRIYLKNVKCADYELEEVCRYGVPDYLINPKKYTCYTFDSSDNMDEESNRKAHADFFHDLRKRNSDTLMEEMPVELPKSIVFTPKKKAENDSTAKSDSELKTRENLENKRWSFDITAENTQESEISAMEEDEPAHVAVDEGPRSSQKPGRQYRTKTNGDRSNSWRC
- the LOC125213514 gene encoding uncharacterized protein YFR016C isoform X1; amino-acid sequence: MEDSFRVRVDKVFGALGNDTAPSAGVSPALWSLTDEEIERREWNRNKDTTPQGKDRAQSEPSFDLESDLNELSEEEDEEEEEEEEEEEEQEEGEEIDGAKRRRNNNNGGGGESGVEEYLEVQSNIGRDCTLDYEDEEDEFDKVAAGSEDTDDRIYLKNVKCADYELEEVCRYGELPSSFQVTAKDPRANHSAAKVRLREDAEATGELDGLQLSDSSMATNLDAEDIKKGELGIGNPKPILRKRDISMDTKSQKRVRFMAGPESSTHEDQQAASDLAPESRAMSDNSVSEQASDPSKYSAGVPDYLINPKKYTCYTFDSSDNMDEESNRKAHADFFHDLRKRNSDTLMEEMPVELPKSIVFTPKKKAENDSTAKSDSELKTRENLENKRWSFDITAENTQESEISAMEEDEPAHVAVDEGPRSSQKPGRQYRTKTNGDRSNSWRC